One genomic region from Jilunia laotingensis encodes:
- a CDS encoding DUF4906 domain-containing protein, which produces MKQIRFILYGLFVAFFCACTENRIESSLVTGDQEGELEEVSLTLKSLPIKVIGEEYESEMQGKDTRQDDNSDVKESAIDNIWVFQYTSEGILLASPHYYSTTSSSGRGVPMEVMLRPAVNCQIYIVANTNNLLWAKDMKIGSSLSNLTSSTFTRSTENDMYGGTYKNLLMVGHASGKTVIAGKSNDLGQISLSRMVAKISFQFVMDTSVEDKLRITKVTINNVPSVLRVGEVTASPYPTTLTPCSMSDVNSPSTSMIYTWYVPENWQGTTGNNDEKKKNDWAPANAIYIRLHVDSDVDGSSYVYTIYPGENTVNDFNIKRNCFYWATLRVVSFATDNRVMAAPANCFVVTPKSSIVFDPYDRTENGGGWKYSDYVNKSVVSKKIASVRVLWQTAFAIGNNASGNLVYLKNDKIYVTAGPLNGNAVIAGYNSSDVIVWSWHIWVNSSAPVQVSNAVLYNTYEWNSNAIISNKRVRGRSFMSCNLGAISAGKGDGGAIGTYYQWGRKDPFPPNKLLTKGDAHYQAYSSTYVVAVYDNDTRSIEMSSSIGTGEVFNAVRTSSDIGTISYSIKHPTTFIASAKTPGMWDNNGGSNETPTHDTANYINEGDWYWGHNDRLWGGIPFSEASVNYKNIVANNGAEKKSIFDPCPSGWMLPPSDAWMGFTVDGLNHEGDNALNYANYGTEVVDNALALYMQYFKSGPTSLFPFCGWRNGDGSCYVVGYCGGYYTSAASYNYASSIFHIHPNLVHPYDYGYGYSRRACAYPIRCVREVKGS; this is translated from the coding sequence ATGAAACAGATCAGATTTATACTTTACGGGTTGTTCGTGGCTTTTTTTTGTGCATGTACAGAGAATCGGATTGAATCTTCCTTGGTGACCGGTGATCAGGAAGGGGAGCTTGAAGAGGTTTCGTTGACATTGAAAAGTTTGCCCATAAAGGTGATTGGAGAGGAATATGAATCGGAGATGCAGGGAAAAGACACTCGCCAAGATGATAACAGTGATGTGAAAGAGAGTGCAATCGATAATATATGGGTGTTTCAATATACTTCGGAAGGAATTTTGTTGGCTTCTCCACACTATTATTCAACGACTTCATCCTCCGGGAGAGGTGTGCCTATGGAAGTCATGCTTCGTCCGGCAGTCAATTGTCAGATTTATATAGTTGCCAATACTAATAATTTACTTTGGGCGAAGGATATGAAAATCGGGAGTAGCTTAAGTAATTTGACTTCCAGTACTTTCACGCGGTCAACGGAAAATGATATGTATGGAGGTACTTACAAGAATTTGCTGATGGTGGGACACGCATCAGGCAAGACCGTGATTGCAGGAAAGAGCAATGATTTGGGACAGATTTCTTTAAGTAGGATGGTCGCTAAAATTTCATTCCAGTTCGTAATGGATACTTCCGTGGAGGACAAATTAAGAATAACTAAGGTCACTATCAATAATGTGCCCAGTGTATTGAGAGTTGGGGAGGTTACTGCGTCTCCATATCCTACGACTTTGACTCCTTGCTCGATGTCGGATGTCAATTCTCCTTCAACATCCATGATATACACTTGGTATGTACCCGAGAACTGGCAGGGTACTACAGGAAATAATGATGAAAAGAAGAAAAATGACTGGGCTCCTGCAAATGCTATCTATATTCGTTTGCACGTAGATTCTGATGTTGATGGGAGTAGCTATGTCTATACGATTTATCCAGGTGAAAACACGGTTAATGATTTCAATATCAAACGGAACTGCTTTTATTGGGCGACATTGCGTGTCGTATCATTCGCGACGGATAATCGGGTGATGGCAGCTCCTGCCAACTGTTTTGTGGTGACTCCAAAATCCAGTATCGTATTCGATCCTTATGACCGTACGGAAAACGGGGGCGGATGGAAGTATTCGGACTATGTGAACAAAAGTGTGGTCTCGAAGAAAATAGCTTCCGTGCGCGTGTTGTGGCAAACAGCCTTTGCTATCGGTAATAATGCTTCCGGCAATCTGGTTTATCTGAAAAATGATAAAATCTATGTGACGGCCGGCCCATTGAACGGCAATGCTGTGATTGCGGGATATAACAGCTCCGATGTCATTGTCTGGTCATGGCATATTTGGGTAAACAGTAGCGCACCGGTACAGGTTTCTAATGCAGTATTGTATAATACGTATGAGTGGAACAGTAATGCGATTATATCTAATAAGCGTGTACGGGGGAGGAGCTTTATGTCATGTAACTTGGGGGCGATCAGTGCGGGCAAAGGAGATGGAGGGGCAATAGGGACTTATTATCAATGGGGAAGAAAAGATCCATTTCCGCCCAATAAACTATTGACAAAAGGTGATGCTCATTATCAAGCTTATAGTTCCACGTATGTTGTAGCTGTGTATGATAACGATACCCGTTCGATTGAAATGTCTTCTTCTATTGGTACGGGTGAAGTCTTCAATGCTGTAAGAACGAGTTCGGATATTGGAACTATTTCGTATTCAATAAAACATCCAACCACTTTTATTGCTTCAGCTAAGACTCCCGGTATGTGGGATAATAACGGAGGAAGTAATGAGACTCCTACGCATGATACTGCTAATTATATAAATGAAGGTGATTGGTACTGGGGACATAATGACAGGCTGTGGGGAGGGATTCCTTTTAGTGAGGCTTCTGTAAATTATAAAAATATAGTTGCTAATAACGGTGCGGAGAAAAAATCTATTTTCGATCCTTGTCCCTCGGGCTGGATGTTACCACCGAGTGATGCATGGATGGGATTTACGGTTGATGGCCTAAACCATGAAGGTGATAATGCTTTGAATTATGCGAATTACGGGACAGAAGTCGTAGATAATGCACTTGCACTTTATATGCAATATTTTAAATCAGGGCCAACTTCTCTGTTTCCTTTCTGTGGTTGGAGGAACGGTGACGGCAGTTGTTATGTTGTGGGATATTGCGGTGGATATTATACATCTGCAGCTTCTTATAACTATGCGTCATCAATTTTTCATATACATCCTAACTTGGTTCATCCTTATGATTATGGTTATGGATACAGCCGTCGCGCTTGCGCCTATCCCATACGATGTGTACGTGAAGTAAAAGGCTCATAA
- a CDS encoding phosphoribosylaminoimidazolecarboxamide formyltransferase: MTNELELKYGCNPNQKPARIFMKEGELPIEVLNGRPGYINLLDAFNSWQLVKELKEATGLPAAASFKHVSPAGAAVATEMSDTLKSIYFVDDLPLSPLATAYARARGADRMSSYGDFIALSDICDEETARLINREVSDGVIAPGYTPEALEILRNKRKGTYNVIRMNPSYIPSPIERKDVFGITFEQGRNELKIDESLLKDRSTRNKEIPVDAQRDLLIALITLKYTQSNSVCYAKDGQAIGIGAGQQSRIHCTRLAGNKADIWYLRQHPKVMNLPWKDKIRRADRDNTIDIYISEDYMDVLADGIWEQFFTEKPQILTREEKRAWLDTQSGVALGSDAFFPFGDNIERAHKSGVSYIAQPGGSVRDDHVIDTCDKYGIAMAFTGIRLFHH, translated from the coding sequence ATGACAAACGAATTAGAACTTAAATACGGCTGTAATCCCAACCAAAAGCCAGCCCGTATTTTCATGAAAGAAGGTGAACTCCCCATCGAAGTATTGAACGGCCGTCCCGGTTACATCAATTTATTGGACGCATTCAACAGTTGGCAATTAGTAAAAGAGTTGAAAGAGGCTACCGGACTTCCGGCAGCAGCTTCCTTCAAACACGTCAGTCCCGCAGGTGCTGCCGTAGCAACAGAAATGAGTGATACGCTAAAGAGCATTTATTTTGTCGACGACCTCCCACTTTCTCCGTTGGCAACCGCTTATGCACGCGCCCGTGGTGCCGACCGCATGTCGTCTTATGGCGATTTTATCGCACTATCCGACATTTGTGACGAAGAAACCGCCCGGCTTATTAACCGTGAAGTATCCGATGGTGTAATAGCTCCCGGTTATACCCCCGAAGCATTGGAGATTCTCCGTAACAAACGCAAAGGTACTTATAATGTCATTCGGATGAACCCCTCTTACATCCCGTCTCCCATAGAACGAAAAGACGTTTTCGGAATCACTTTCGAGCAAGGACGCAATGAACTAAAGATTGATGAATCTCTTCTGAAAGACAGGTCTACCCGGAACAAAGAAATCCCCGTAGATGCCCAACGTGATCTGCTCATTGCACTTATCACGCTAAAATACACCCAATCCAATTCCGTCTGCTATGCTAAAGACGGGCAAGCCATCGGTATCGGTGCCGGGCAACAATCGCGTATCCACTGCACCCGTCTTGCAGGAAACAAGGCCGACATCTGGTATCTCCGTCAACATCCGAAAGTGATGAACCTCCCCTGGAAGGATAAAATACGCCGGGCGGACCGCGACAATACGATTGATATCTATATCTCCGAAGATTACATGGATGTACTGGCAGATGGCATATGGGAACAATTCTTCACTGAGAAGCCGCAGATATTGACCCGTGAAGAGAAACGGGCATGGCTGGATACACAAAGCGGAGTAGCTCTCGGTTCGGATGCCTTCTTCCCGTTTGGAGACAATATCGAACGTGCGCACAAAAGCGGAGTGAGTTATATCGCCCAACCCGGAGGATCGGTTCGTGACGATCATGTCATCGACACTTGCGATAAATATGGCATTGCCATGGCATTTACCGGAATACGCTTATTCCATCATTAA
- a CDS encoding hemerythrin domain-containing protein gives MDRLQKYKPSDKMIDLISDNYSLLQVMSRFGLSLGFGDKTVKEVCEINGVDCRTFLVVVNFMAEGFSRMDGETDDISIPSLVDYLRQAHIYFLDFCLPAIRRKLLEAIDCSENDVSFLILKFFDEYMREVRKHMEYEEKTVFKYVDALLQNNAPKNYQISTFSKHHDQVGEKLTELKNIIIKYCPARANTNSLNAALFDIYACEEGLESHCKVEDYLFVPAILKLERRMLDNEK, from the coding sequence ATGGATAGATTGCAGAAGTACAAGCCTTCCGATAAAATGATCGATCTTATAAGTGATAATTACTCTTTATTGCAGGTTATGAGCCGTTTCGGACTGTCGTTGGGGTTTGGTGACAAGACGGTGAAGGAAGTTTGTGAAATTAACGGAGTGGATTGTCGTACATTTCTGGTGGTAGTGAATTTTATGGCCGAAGGTTTCTCGCGTATGGATGGTGAAACGGATGATATTTCCATCCCTTCCTTAGTGGATTATTTGCGACAGGCGCATATTTACTTTCTGGATTTCTGTCTGCCTGCCATACGTCGTAAACTGTTGGAAGCCATTGACTGTTCGGAAAATGATGTCTCTTTCCTTATTCTGAAGTTCTTTGATGAATATATGCGTGAAGTTCGCAAGCATATGGAGTATGAGGAAAAGACAGTGTTTAAATATGTGGATGCGTTGCTGCAAAACAATGCTCCTAAGAACTACCAGATCAGTACTTTCTCTAAACATCATGACCAGGTGGGAGAAAAGTTGACGGAATTGAAAAACATTATTATAAAATATTGTCCGGCACGGGCGAATACTAATTCTCTGAATGCAGCGCTTTTTGATATTTACGCCTGTGAAGAGGGACTTGAGTCGCATTGCAAAGTGGAAGATTATTTATTTGTTCCTGCTATTCTGAAGCTGGAAAGGAGGATGCTGGACAATGAAAAATAA
- a CDS encoding response regulator transcription factor, giving the protein MKNNETIRIAVAESSVIIRSGLTLALKRLPNLKIQPIEILSVDALNDCLRTQYPDILVVNPTFGDYFDVARFKEETAGKGIRVVALASSFIDASLLSKYDEAISIFDDMETLSGKITRLQNIVEEEEEGQESLSQREKEIVICVVKGMTNKEIAEKLYLSIHTVITHRRNISRKLQIHSAAGLTIYAIVNKLVELSDVKDL; this is encoded by the coding sequence ATGAAAAATAACGAGACTATCCGTATTGCCGTTGCAGAAAGTTCGGTTATCATCCGTAGCGGGCTGACGCTGGCATTAAAAAGACTGCCTAATCTGAAAATTCAGCCGATAGAGATATTGTCGGTGGATGCATTGAACGACTGTCTAAGGACGCAGTACCCTGACATATTGGTGGTAAATCCTACGTTTGGCGATTATTTCGATGTGGCACGGTTCAAGGAAGAGACTGCGGGTAAGGGAATTCGTGTCGTTGCATTGGCGAGTTCGTTTATCGATGCTTCGTTGTTAAGTAAGTACGATGAAGCGATCTCTATCTTTGACGATATGGAAACACTGTCCGGTAAGATTACACGCCTGCAAAACATCGTTGAGGAAGAAGAGGAGGGACAGGAGAGCCTGAGCCAGAGAGAAAAGGAAATAGTGATATGTGTGGTGAAAGGAATGACGAACAAGGAGATTGCAGAAAAGTTGTATCTTTCGATCCATACAGTGATTACTCACAGGAGAAATATCAGCCGGAAATTGCAGATACACAGTGCTGCCGGTTTGACGATCTACGCCATTGTAAACAAGCTGGTTGAGCTGAGTGATGTAAAAGATTTATAG
- a CDS encoding leucine-rich repeat domain-containing protein, with product MNIKHLFLGLLIAATTSGAMAQTVSKQYFVSKPGTLISLMTEEEANSVTHLTLTGKINAEDFRHLRDEFKNLQVLDISNAEIKMYSGKEGTHPGKFYVYMPNFIPAYAFCRMENGKAVGKQSLKQVILSEKTKNIEDAAFKGCENLYICQIRKKTPPNLLPEALADSVTAIFIPLGSTDEYRLKNRWENFAFLEGEPVTVKLQVGSLSTLESEIQKAAIQPKDINFLTIEGKLDNEDFKLIRNYMPNLVSVDISNTNATVIPDFTFSQKKYMLRIKLPHNLKTIGQRAFSNCTRLWDTIELPATLTAIEYGAFMGCDRLNYLVATGNELKTLGDDLFAPSTKNKLKYNK from the coding sequence ATGAATATAAAACATCTTTTCCTCGGTCTGCTCATAGCAGCTACCACCTCAGGTGCAATGGCGCAAACGGTCAGCAAGCAGTATTTTGTCTCTAAACCCGGAACGCTGATTTCCCTGATGACAGAAGAGGAAGCTAACAGCGTCACCCATCTTACACTGACCGGAAAGATCAATGCGGAAGATTTCAGGCACCTGCGAGATGAATTCAAGAATCTTCAGGTACTCGACATCTCCAATGCGGAAATTAAAATGTATTCGGGAAAAGAAGGGACTCACCCCGGCAAATTCTACGTTTATATGCCTAACTTTATCCCCGCATATGCATTTTGCCGCATGGAAAACGGAAAAGCCGTAGGCAAACAATCATTAAAGCAAGTAATCCTTTCAGAAAAGACTAAAAACATAGAAGATGCTGCATTCAAAGGGTGTGAAAACCTGTACATCTGTCAGATCAGAAAGAAAACTCCCCCCAACCTCTTGCCGGAAGCGCTTGCCGATAGTGTCACCGCTATCTTCATCCCACTGGGAAGCACTGACGAATACCGTCTCAAGAACCGCTGGGAAAACTTTGCATTCCTCGAGGGTGAACCGGTCACGGTAAAGCTACAAGTAGGCAGTCTGAGTACTCTGGAAAGTGAAATACAAAAAGCAGCCATACAACCCAAAGACATCAATTTCCTTACGATTGAAGGCAAACTGGACAATGAAGATTTTAAGTTGATCCGGAATTATATGCCCAACTTGGTAAGCGTGGACATTTCCAATACAAACGCAACGGTGATCCCGGACTTCACGTTCTCACAAAAGAAATACATGCTTCGTATCAAACTGCCACACAACCTGAAGACCATCGGACAACGTGCATTCAGCAACTGCACAAGACTTTGGGACACTATAGAACTGCCTGCCACTCTAACGGCTATCGAATACGGTGCTTTTATGGGATGTGACCGCCTAAACTATTTGGTAGCAACCGGCAACGAGCTTAAAACACTGGGAGACGACCTGTTTGCTCCTTCCACTAAGAATAAATTGAAATATAATAAATAG
- a CDS encoding CPBP family intramembrane glutamic endopeptidase, with protein MEQQEKFQPEEPKLGYVFVRILIYVLVFMFLSAIFSIPVMIWVGVYETSVYTLPQYAALQTSILFAAFLPALFMLKYFDHRPFKELGLGIKGRGKDILLGMLAAGVLYGVGFGISLALGAVEIVGLDVNVINLAGSFGVCLLVALTEEIMVRGYILGRLLQTKMNKFISLGISSVIFSLMHMFNPNTAFLPMLNLFLAGCLLGVAFLYTRNLWFPISLHLFWNWFQGPVLGYKVSGISLCPSFVKLKLPEDTIINGGAFGFEGSVICTALMILMTVGIIWYFEKADRLRHS; from the coding sequence ATGGAACAACAAGAAAAATTTCAACCGGAAGAACCCAAATTAGGTTATGTTTTTGTCAGAATATTGATTTATGTTTTAGTATTCATGTTTTTGTCCGCTATATTTTCCATACCTGTCATGATATGGGTAGGAGTTTATGAAACCAGCGTATATACACTTCCTCAATATGCTGCTCTTCAGACATCTATATTGTTTGCAGCATTCTTGCCGGCATTATTTATGCTCAAATATTTCGACCATCGTCCTTTCAAGGAATTGGGGCTTGGTATCAAGGGGCGTGGGAAAGATATTTTATTGGGCATGTTAGCTGCCGGAGTGCTATATGGAGTCGGTTTTGGGATTTCATTGGCATTGGGTGCGGTAGAGATTGTCGGATTGGATGTCAATGTGATCAATCTTGCCGGAAGTTTTGGAGTCTGTTTGTTGGTCGCGCTGACTGAAGAAATCATGGTACGTGGTTATATATTAGGTCGTTTGCTTCAAACGAAGATGAACAAATTTATATCATTGGGCATTTCATCCGTAATATTTTCTTTGATGCATATGTTCAATCCGAACACGGCCTTTTTGCCAATGCTGAATTTATTTTTGGCGGGTTGCTTGTTGGGAGTCGCTTTTCTGTATACGCGTAATTTGTGGTTTCCAATCTCGCTTCATCTGTTTTGGAACTGGTTTCAAGGGCCTGTATTGGGGTACAAAGTCAGTGGAATTTCTCTTTGTCCGTCATTTGTGAAGCTGAAGTTGCCGGAGGATACGATTATTAACGGTGGGGCATTTGGTTTTGAAGGTTCGGTTATTTGTACCGCATTGATGATCTTGATGACAGTGGGGATAATTTGGTATTTCGAAAAAGCTGATAGATTACGGCATTCATAA
- a CDS encoding Tex family protein — protein sequence MELFHKMISATLDISEKQINNTLNLLKDGATIPFISRYRKEATGGLDEVQIENVKNQYDKLCEIAKRKETILGTIEEQEKLTPELRQRIETSWDSTELEDIYLPYKPKRKTRAEAARQKGLEPLATLLMLQRENDPESKAAAFVKGEVKDVEDALKGARDIIAEQVSENERARNTLRNQFGRGAIITAKLVKGKEEEAAKYRDYFDFSEPLKRCTSHRLLAIRRAEAEGLLKVSISPDDEESIERLERQFVQSNNECSRQVSEAVQDAYKRLLKPSIETEFAAMTKEKADEEAIRVFAENLRQLLLASPLGQKRVLAIDPGFRTGCKVVCLDAQGNLLHNENIYPHPPVDKKKEASAKLRKMVEAYQIEAIAIGNGTASRETEYFVTSQQFDRALQVFVVSEQGASIYSASKIARDEFPEYDVTVRGAVSIGRRLMDPLAELVKIDAKSIGVGQYQHDVDQTKLKKALDQTVENCVNLVGVNLNTASSHLLTYISGLGPQLAQNIVNYRAENGAFTSRKELMKVPRMGAKAFEQCAGFLRIPQAENPLDNTAVHPESYCIVEQMAKDLKCSVAELIANKDLRTKINISAYATPTVGMPTLQDIMQELEKPGLDPRKAIKAFEFDKNVRTIADLREGMVLPGIVGNITNFGAFVDIGIKENGLVHLSQLADRFISDPTEVVSIHQQVMVKVLSVDQPRKRIQLTMIGVEQ from the coding sequence ATGGAATTATTTCACAAAATGATTTCTGCAACGCTGGATATCTCAGAAAAGCAGATCAACAATACGTTGAACCTATTGAAAGACGGTGCCACCATCCCCTTTATCAGCCGTTATCGAAAAGAGGCCACCGGTGGACTGGACGAAGTACAGATAGAGAATGTCAAGAACCAGTATGATAAATTATGCGAGATAGCCAAACGGAAAGAAACAATTCTCGGCACTATAGAAGAACAGGAAAAGCTGACTCCAGAACTGAGACAACGCATAGAAACTTCCTGGGACTCGACCGAACTGGAAGACATCTATCTTCCTTATAAACCCAAACGTAAAACAAGAGCGGAAGCAGCCCGGCAGAAAGGACTGGAACCCTTGGCCACACTATTGATGCTGCAACGGGAGAACGATCCGGAAAGCAAAGCTGCCGCCTTTGTCAAAGGCGAAGTGAAAGATGTGGAAGATGCGCTGAAAGGTGCCCGTGACATCATTGCCGAACAAGTCAGCGAAAACGAACGTGCCCGTAATACTTTACGTAACCAGTTCGGCCGTGGAGCCATTATCACAGCAAAGCTCGTCAAAGGGAAAGAAGAAGAAGCCGCTAAATACCGCGATTATTTCGACTTCTCGGAGCCCTTGAAACGTTGCACTTCCCATCGCCTGCTTGCCATTCGGAGGGCGGAAGCAGAAGGATTGCTAAAAGTATCCATCAGCCCCGATGATGAAGAAAGTATAGAACGGCTGGAACGTCAGTTTGTACAAAGCAACAACGAATGCAGCCGTCAAGTCAGCGAAGCGGTACAGGATGCCTATAAACGGCTGTTAAAACCATCCATCGAAACCGAATTTGCCGCTATGACAAAAGAGAAAGCAGATGAAGAAGCGATCCGCGTATTTGCAGAGAATCTCCGGCAATTATTACTGGCTTCCCCATTGGGACAGAAACGCGTACTTGCCATCGATCCGGGATTTCGTACAGGTTGCAAAGTAGTGTGCCTGGATGCGCAAGGCAATCTGCTACACAATGAAAACATTTATCCGCATCCACCGGTAGATAAAAAGAAGGAAGCCTCAGCCAAACTGCGCAAGATGGTGGAAGCCTATCAGATCGAAGCTATTGCAATCGGTAACGGTACTGCCAGTCGGGAAACGGAGTATTTCGTTACCTCCCAACAATTCGACCGGGCATTGCAAGTGTTCGTGGTCAGCGAACAAGGTGCTTCCATCTATTCAGCTTCCAAAATTGCCCGCGACGAATTTCCTGAATACGACGTAACCGTGCGCGGTGCCGTCTCCATAGGACGCAGACTGATGGATCCGTTGGCCGAACTGGTAAAGATTGATGCCAAATCTATTGGCGTGGGACAATACCAACACGACGTTGACCAGACCAAACTCAAAAAGGCACTTGACCAGACAGTAGAGAACTGCGTAAACCTGGTAGGCGTAAACCTGAACACGGCAAGCAGCCATCTATTAACCTATATTTCCGGTCTCGGCCCGCAACTTGCACAAAACATAGTGAACTACCGGGCAGAAAACGGTGCTTTCACCTCGCGCAAAGAACTTATGAAAGTTCCCCGAATGGGTGCAAAAGCCTTCGAGCAATGCGCTGGATTTCTCCGCATCCCACAGGCTGAAAACCCATTGGATAATACGGCAGTACATCCCGAAAGCTACTGCATTGTAGAACAAATGGCAAAAGACCTGAAATGTAGTGTGGCCGAATTGATCGCAAACAAAGACCTGCGTACCAAGATAAACATATCGGCTTATGCGACACCTACCGTAGGTATGCCTACCCTGCAAGACATCATGCAAGAGCTTGAAAAGCCGGGGCTCGATCCACGCAAGGCAATCAAAGCTTTCGAATTTGATAAGAATGTTCGTACCATTGCAGACTTGCGTGAAGGCATGGTACTACCAGGCATCGTAGGCAATATCACCAACTTCGGTGCTTTCGTGGATATAGGCATCAAAGAAAACGGACTGGTACATCTTTCACAACTTGCCGACCGTTTCATTTCCGATCCTACGGAAGTTGTGTCCATACACCAACAAGTCATGGTCAAAGTTCTAAGCGTAGATCAACCGCGGAAAAGAATACAACTGACAATGATCGGGGTCGAGCAATAG
- a CDS encoding sensor histidine kinase — protein sequence MPIHARYISFYLILFISVLLSGAYANTDTKPILVICSYNPAAHQTSVTISDFMDEFSKSGGKCNIEIENMNCKCFSESPRWKGMMQQILSKYTGDKQPGLIILLGQEAWAAYLSQEDSVVSKAPVMCSLTSRNAVILPGDTVSLEKWMPEPVDLFSGELGKKKVNSGFVYEYDIPDNIRMIKCFYPDTKHIAFISDNTYGGVAMQALVREEMKKFPELDLILLDGRSNTIYTIMDKFHHLPEHTVVLLGTWRVDMNEGYFMRNATYMMMEANPAVPAFTTSSVGLGYWTIGGVMPAYRLLGRDMAREAVRLLNNPDDGNGQVEVIDSKAVLDYGKMKELKLNVKSLPFDVEVVNQPQTFYQQYMYQIWASIAVLVILVGGLIVSLFFYFRTKRLKDELLKSEIDLREAKDRAEESNRLKSAFLANMSHEIRTPLNAIVGFSDVLVAGGSDEEEKQSYFEIIKSNSDLLLRLINDILDLSRLEADRISLALESCDVVQLCRQVLSSVSVSRKSTNEFVFDSKYETFTLKADIQRLQQVIINLLSNAVKFTADGTITLEFSVDKEQKTAMFAVSDTGCGIPKEKQKLVFERFEKLNEYAQGTGLGLAICKLTVEKWGGRIWVDPEYTGGARFIFSMPII from the coding sequence ATGCCGATACACGCCAGATATATTTCCTTTTATTTGATCTTATTTATTTCAGTGCTGCTCTCAGGAGCTTATGCCAATACGGATACAAAGCCCATTCTCGTTATTTGCTCTTATAATCCCGCTGCCCATCAGACTTCCGTGACTATATCCGATTTTATGGATGAATTCTCTAAAAGTGGAGGCAAATGCAATATAGAAATTGAAAACATGAACTGCAAATGTTTCTCGGAATCTCCACGTTGGAAAGGAATGATGCAGCAGATTTTATCGAAATATACCGGTGACAAGCAGCCCGGATTGATCATTTTGCTCGGGCAGGAGGCGTGGGCGGCTTATTTGTCGCAGGAAGACTCTGTGGTCAGTAAGGCACCTGTGATGTGTAGTCTTACAAGCCGTAATGCCGTAATTCTGCCGGGAGATACGGTTTCACTGGAGAAATGGATGCCGGAACCGGTTGATCTCTTTTCCGGGGAGTTAGGGAAGAAAAAGGTAAATTCCGGTTTTGTTTATGAATACGACATTCCTGACAATATACGCATGATTAAGTGTTTTTATCCGGATACAAAGCATATTGCTTTTATATCGGACAATACTTACGGAGGCGTGGCCATGCAGGCGCTTGTAAGGGAGGAAATGAAGAAGTTTCCGGAGTTGGATTTGATTCTGCTTGACGGACGTTCTAATACCATTTATACGATTATGGACAAGTTCCACCATCTGCCGGAGCATACGGTCGTATTGCTGGGAACTTGGCGTGTAGATATGAATGAAGGTTATTTTATGCGTAATGCTACGTATATGATGATGGAAGCTAATCCTGCTGTTCCTGCATTTACCACATCTTCTGTGGGGCTGGGGTATTGGACTATTGGAGGTGTAATGCCTGCTTATCGGTTATTAGGCCGTGACATGGCACGTGAGGCGGTTCGTCTTTTGAATAATCCGGATGATGGAAACGGACAGGTGGAAGTGATAGACAGTAAAGCGGTACTTGATTATGGCAAAATGAAAGAATTGAAACTTAATGTGAAGTCTTTGCCCTTTGATGTGGAAGTTGTCAATCAGCCGCAAACGTTCTATCAGCAATATATGTATCAGATATGGGCTTCGATTGCCGTTTTGGTGATATTGGTAGGTGGTTTGATCGTGTCCCTCTTTTTCTATTTCAGAACCAAACGTTTGAAGGATGAATTGTTGAAATCAGAAATAGACTTGCGGGAAGCCAAAGACCGTGCGGAAGAGTCCAATCGTCTGAAGAGTGCGTTTCTGGCTAATATGAGCCATGAAATCCGTACACCGCTCAATGCAATAGTCGGCTTTTCCGATGTTTTGGTGGCGGGTGGAAGTGATGAAGAGGAAAAGCAATCTTATTTTGAGATTATAAAATCGAACTCTGATCTTTTGCTCCGGTTGATAAATGATATTCTTGATTTGTCACGTTTGGAAGCCGACCGGATATCGCTGGCACTTGAGTCTTGTGATGTGGTGCAGCTATGTCGCCAGGTGTTGTCTTCGGTCAGTGTATCCCGTAAATCTACTAATGAATTTGTTTTCGACAGTAAATATGAGACTTTTACTTTGAAGGCCGATATTCAGCGGTTGCAGCAGGTGATTATCAATCTGCTTTCCAATGCGGTGAAATTTACGGCAGATGGAACGATAACCTTAGAATTTTCCGTAGATAAGGAACAAAAGACAGCTATGTTTGCCGTTTCAGATACCGGATGCGGCATACCGAAGGAAAAGCAGAAACTGGTTTTCGAACGGTTCGAAAAATTGAATGAATATGCACAGGGTACAGGGCTTGGATTGGCCATCTGCAAGCTTACCGTTGAGAAGTGGGGCGGCAGGATTTGGGTAGATCCCGAATATACCGGTGGTGCGCGTTTTATATTCTCAATGCCAATAATATAA